The genomic DNA AGTATGGATTTTTTTGAACTGAGAAGAACAGCGGCTAGATATTCCGTGCCTTTTCAAGGGATACGAAGACAACAATTGATTAAAGAAGTAGAAAAAGCAATTGTGATGAAAAATGTTGAAAAGAAAAAAACAAGTACAAAATCAGCCCAGGCCAAAAATAAAAAGGCGCCTATGGGAGCTGTTTCAGCTAAACCAAAACTGAAAGATGAAACCCAAAGAAAAGTTGCTGCTAGTATTAATACTTTTTCTTCTAGAGCAGGTTTTTCACGTACACAAGTTCGTTCATAATATAAATCTATCTGTTAATGTTAGATAACAAAATGCCCAAACCTTAATAAAGTTTGGGCATTTTTGTATTGTCGTGGGACAGAAAGCTTTTTTAGTTTTTTTAGACGATCAGAAAAATTTAACCTAGTTTTTTGAGCGTTTGTAGCTTATAGGCGTACATTTTACATAAAACAGTTAAAAAATCGTAGCGAACAACCTCATCTTTTTTGGCTAAATTTTGAAGCGTTTCGTGCGTAATTTTTATTATTTTTGATGTACTCTCAGTTGTTTTTGCTTGATAAGTACTCTGCATGTTTTTATCTGCAAGAAAAATTTCAGCAAAGTATTGGCCTTTTTCAATAGAAGTGCTTAGGTTTTTATGAATGAGACTCACTTTTCCTTCAATCAAAATATAAAGTCCAGCGGGTTTACTGTCAAAGTTGAACAATAAAGTGTTTTCTGGAAAAACACTATAAGAGCAAACAGAACTTAAGGTGTGAAGTTGCTTTTGGCTTAAATGGATGGAAGGTAAGTGCTCAATTTTTGCTTTTATGTAAGGCGTAGCCGCATGGTATTCACCTAAAATATAACGAAGCTCTTGATATTGAAAAATAAGAGATTTCCAAAAATACCATAAAAAATGAATTGCTAGGGTTTTATTTCTTGAAAACACCAATGCAAGTCCAGCTTTATCAATAAAAACAAGATCACATTCTTTTTTCACTTTGGCAGTGAACATACTTTTTTCATGGATAAGAATATTTTCATGCCCAAAAAGCTGTCCTTGCGAAAAAAATAAATTAAAACTTTGATTTGAATACTCTACAAGACCTCTTTCAATAAAGTATATGCCATAACAGGGTTCATTTTCATGGAAAACATAAGCATCTTCTCTTAGGCTAATAAATGATGTGAAGTTTGCAATACTTAAACGCTCTTCAGGGCTCAAATTTTTAAATATTGTGTATTGATTTAATTTTTCAGCAATCTCTTTTAGTTCATGATTGCTTTTATGAGGTTTTAAGTCAGGATCCTTTTGAAAATCCTGTATAGCTGAAATTTTTGAGGTTTCAGGTAGCTCAGTAAGGCTTTTTGTCATTTTAGTTGTTTGATTTATAATGGGTTGTGCTTCTTGCTCATCGGAAACAAACCAATGATCAAGAGAGTTATAAACATCTATCCCAGTGGCGGATGGTAGGTTATGCTTTAAGTCATGAATATATTGTCCCAAAC from Oligoflexia bacterium includes the following:
- a CDS encoding cyclic nucleotide-binding domain-containing protein; translated protein: MPYNQGEFMDDLNLNNFSSISADDQIEVIQSLFDIGDHSKALKVCDIALKHYPENTALSILKHTILEGLKDSTSKTETINLASLKHKKRLIHRIESIANVFSKTKKLHDAIVLYKILKTIDPENFLACFRLGQLYFDNRAYSDAIKEFEGALAIDPFHIFTLKKLGLANYIEGKYLEALNFWMDGLILTIPTHNQEDLIFFQTHIRNAQNNIPGFSKSDRNIVFKKRQKRLGQYIHDLKHNLPSATGIDVYNSLDHWFVSDEQEAQPIINQTTKMTKSLTELPETSKISAIQDFQKDPDLKPHKSNHELKEIAEKLNQYTIFKNLSPEERLSIANFTSFISLREDAYVFHENEPCYGIYFIERGLVEYSNQSFNLFFSQGQLFGHENILIHEKSMFTAKVKKECDLVFIDKAGLALVFSRNKTLAIHFLWYFWKSLIFQYQELRYILGEYHAATPYIKAKIEHLPSIHLSQKQLHTLSSVCSYSVFPENTLLFNFDSKPAGLYILIEGKVSLIHKNLSTSIEKGQYFAEIFLADKNMQSTYQAKTTESTSKIIKITHETLQNLAKKDEVVRYDFLTVLCKMYAYKLQTLKKLG